The genomic interval TCGAAGCACACCACGCGGCAACCGTGCAGCAGTTCGTCCAGGGTGGCGGCCAGGGCGTCCTCCTGCGCGCGGTGGCTGAACATGCCTTGATGCAGTTGCGCAAAGAATTCATGGAAGTGCAGGCGCCGCTTGCGTTCGGTCGGCAACGCCTGGAAGAAACCGTCGAGCAGCCAGCTCTTGCCGCGCCCCACGGCGCCGTGCAGGTACAGGCTGGGCGGGGTCTGCGCGGTCGCGCCGAGCAACAGGCCCGCTTGCCGCGCCATGCAGTCGATGACCCGCTGCTGGCTGTGGCTGAGGGTATAGCCCTGGCCGTGGGCCTTGTGCCGGAAGTAATCGCGGATCGCCTGGGCACCGGCGCAATGGCCGGCGCCGGCCGGGGCGCCCTTGCCGAACAAGCGGCGCAGCGCCGACCAGCGATGGGCCTGGCGCGGGCGTTCGGGCGGTTGGGCGGACACTGTGGGGGCTCTCCGTGGTCAGGCCGGCTCCCCGAGCTCGGCGGCGTAGTGTAACCAGACGGGTAGTTTTCCTTCCACCACGGTTCATCGGCGCAACGTCGATGTTGGACAGCATCTTGCGGCAGGTACAGGTTTTCGCAGCGGCAACTGTCGACCGTTCGCCAATCTTTCGAAACAAATCCCGTCAGATCGCTGGATCCAATCGACTGGCGGAATCGTCGTCCATTGCTAACCTTCAACACAGTTGCGACGCACAGGTCGCGTACAGGGATCAGGGCCGTGAAGGCAGCACTGAAGGCGGCATGGAAAACCATCGCGGCGTGGGCACTGGCGGCGCCGCTGTCGGCCGCCGACCTGCAGGTCGAGGTGCGGGTCGACGTGCAGCGCGGTTGCCGCTTGATCGGCCAGCCACGCGAGGCGGGCATCGGCCAGGCGGGTGTGCTGGACTTCGGCAACATCGCGCGCCTGGACGATCCGGCGGGGCCGCTGGGGGCTGCGCTCGCCGACCGGCGATTGCCGCGGCTGGAGTGCAACCCGGACACGCCGTACCAGATCCGCATCGACGGCGGGCTCCATGGCGGTGTCGGAGACGTGCGCTACCTGGCAGGGACATCGGGCGGCAAACCCATTCCCTATCGCCTGTACCGGGATGCCGCACGGCAAGTGCCGCTGGGGGTGAACGTGCCGCTCGGCGGGCGGGTGCCGGACAGCGGCACGGTGGAGCTTGCGCTGTATGCGCGGATAGAACGGCTGGCGGAGGTGCCGCGGGTCAGTCGCTATTCGGATCTGATCAAGGTGACGGTCACCTGGTAGGTGGCCGTCCGTACCAGAACAACCGGTAAAGGGCCCGACGGATTCGGGTGCGAAGGGAAGGGCGCTCAAGGTCGGGCGCGGTGATCAAACCACCTGAAGGAGTAGGGACACACGCGATGACAAGCAAGCACTGGCTGTTGGTGGCCGCAGGCGGGTTGCTGTTGCTCGCCGAGGATGCGCAGGCGGTGGTCAGCGGGCAGATCCATGCGCGGCTGACCCTGATCGCCGGCTGCGAGGTGACCAACGCCACGAGCCCCGGCAGCCCCGCCGACGGTTTCGGCTCGCTGGACTTCGGCCGGCAGGGGCCGACCTGGGACGCCCCGCTCAAGGCCAGCATCGACCAGCAGGGCAGCGGTCGGCTCAATGTCGCCTGCAACCCCTCGGTGACCGGCTTCACCGTGACCATCGACGGCGGTGCCCATGGCGACGGCAATACCCGGCGCTTGAGCAACGGCCGTCAGACCATTCCCTATCAACTGTTCCTCGATGCCTCGGGCCACCAGAGCTACAGCATCGGCCAGCAACACAATTTCGCTGTCACCAGCGGTGCGCAGATACCCATCCCGGTGTTTGGCTCGGTGGTGGCGAACACCCGCGCGCTGCCTGCCGGTGTCTATACCGACACCCTGACGGTGACGCTCGACTGGTAAACCGTAGAGGAAGGACACCATGCGTACGTTTG from Pseudomonas ekonensis carries:
- a CDS encoding Csu type fimbrial protein, whose protein sequence is MKAAWKTIAAWALAAPLSAADLQVEVRVDVQRGCRLIGQPREAGIGQAGVLDFGNIARLDDPAGPLGAALADRRLPRLECNPDTPYQIRIDGGLHGGVGDVRYLAGTSGGKPIPYRLYRDAARQVPLGVNVPLGGRVPDSGTVELALYARIERLAEVPRVSRYSDLIKVTVTW
- a CDS encoding Csu type fimbrial protein; amino-acid sequence: MTSKHWLLVAAGGLLLLAEDAQAVVSGQIHARLTLIAGCEVTNATSPGSPADGFGSLDFGRQGPTWDAPLKASIDQQGSGRLNVACNPSVTGFTVTIDGGAHGDGNTRRLSNGRQTIPYQLFLDASGHQSYSIGQQHNFAVTSGAQIPIPVFGSVVANTRALPAGVYTDTLTVTLDW